The sequence below is a genomic window from Macrobrachium nipponense isolate FS-2020 chromosome 40, ASM1510439v2, whole genome shotgun sequence.
TTCAAATGATCATTGCATTGTGATATTTTTTTCCCAGTAAATGCTAGTTTTAGAGTTGAAATAAGCACACTGTAAAACatgatattattttgaatttttaatatttcgttttttatgAACTGCTtttcaaaaaatgtttttcatagatttttttgaattttatttcagaGTGTTTTAAACAGAGGAAAATTTCATCGGATCCTAGCTAGGATAGAGTATTGTAAATGGAACATCCTGTGGAAATGCTGTTaatcaaagaagagaaggagaatttGGAGGAGGATCGTTTTGAAAACAGAGATGAAGAGACTTTATTTGCAGACCCcttagaagtcaaggcagaaccAGAATTTTTTGACGAAAGGGAATTTGTTGTGAATTGTTCATCCAAATCTATTATGTATGAGGACAGCTCTCCAAGCTGTGaagatgaaattggaaagatCTGTATTGCAGAAGAAAATAGACATTTGGGTAGAACAGAAGTATTTTCAAAGAGATGCAACGCAGCAGGGAAGCGAATAACTTGTGCTGAATGCCAAAGGACATTTTCACGGATGTGCCACCTAAAATCCCACATGAGatctcatacaggagagaaaccatatacttgctctgtatgtcaaagaagtttttctcaacaAAGTCATCTAAAAAAACACATGataactcatacaggagagaaagagttcacttgctctgtatgtctAAGAAGTTTTTCTCAGTCAAGTGATCTTAAAAAACACATGAGAAcgcatacaggagagaaaccatatacttgtcCTATATGTCAAAGGAGTTTTTCTGAATcaggttatttaaaaaaacatatgagaactcatacaggagagaaaccttatacttgctctatatgtcaaagaagtttttctcagtctgattatttaaaaaaacacatgataactcatacaggagagaaaccttatacttgctctgtatgtcaaaagaGTTTTTCTCAACCAAGTAATTTCAAATTAcatatgagaactcatacaggagagaaaccttattcgtgctctatatgtcaaagaccTTTTTCTCAGCAATGTAATCTCACAAAACACATGAGAATTCATACCGGGTAGAAACCATATACTTTCTCTGTatatcaaagaagtttttctggtTCAAGTCATCTCAAAGCACACGAGAAGTGACACTAGACAGAAACGGTATACATTTTTGACAATAGGATATTCTCCAGTCCTAGTTTCAAAAATGTTAGACAATTTCAAATACTTTCAGATCACTCACGAAAATTCATAATATTTAGAGGGCAATTAAATGTATTGAATGCcaaaaagtttttatattatACCTCCACTCGCAAGAACCTTACGAGAACCCATattggagagaagccattcacgtCTCATGACTGCCAGAGTAGATGTTTTGAGTTGAGGTGCCTCAAAATGTGAAAACTCTTACTGGAAAAAagtcatttatgtaaaatttgctTGTTGGAAGTAAAaagattcatttttttaataaacatcaGTGAAAATTAGGTGCAGttttatttgattgcttttagaTAAGTTTTAGATAAGTAATCACCCCTAAAACTCACaatgtatttgtttttacatttaaatagtcaagtcttttagagaatcccattctcttgtataatgccatgaacccatctggaATAAAGAGACATATGTGTTATATTCccc
It includes:
- the LOC135211963 gene encoding zinc finger protein 239-like is translated as MEHPVEMLLIKEEKENLEEDRFENRDEETLFADPLEVKAEPEFFDEREFVVNCSSKSIMYEDSSPSCEDEIGKICIAEENRHLGRTEVFSKRCNAAGKRITCAECQRTFSRMCHLKSHMRSHTGEKPYTCSVCQRSFSQQSHLKKHMITHTGEKEFTCSVCLRSFSQSSDLKKHMRTHTGEKPYTCPICQRSFSESGYLKKHMRTHTGEKPYTCSICQRSFSQSDYLKKHMITHTGEKPYTCSVCQKSFSQPSNFKLHMRTHTGEKPYSCSICQRPFSQQCNLTKHMRIHTG